The following coding sequences are from one Ovis canadensis isolate MfBH-ARS-UI-01 breed Bighorn chromosome 7, ARS-UI_OviCan_v2, whole genome shotgun sequence window:
- the SIX1 gene encoding homeobox protein SIX1 produces the protein MSMLPSFGFTQEQVACVCEVLQQGGNLERLGRFLWSLPACDHLHKNESVLKAKAVVAFHRGNFRELYKILESHQFSPHNHPKLQQLWLKAHYVEAEKLRGRPLGAVGKYRVRRKFPLPRTIWDGEETSYCFKEKSRGVLREWYAHNPYPSPREKRELAEATGLTTTQVSNWFKNRRQRDRAAEAKERENTENNNSSSNKQNQLSPLEGGKPLMSSSEEEFSPPQSPDQSSVLLLQGNMGHARSSNYSLPGLTASQSAHSLQAHQHQLQDSLLGPLTSSLVDLGS, from the exons ATGTCGATGCTGCCATCGTTCGGCTTCACACAGGAGCAAGTGGCGTGCGTGTGCGAGGTTCTGCAGCAAGGCGGGAACCTGGAGCGCCTGGGCAGGTTCCTGTGGTCGCTGCCCGCCTGCGACCACCTGCACAAGAATGAAAGCGTGCTCAAGGCCAAGGCCGTGGTCGCTTTCCACCGCGGCAACTTCCGCGAGCTCTACAAGATCTTGGAGAGCCACCAGTTCTCGCCTCACAATCACCCCAAGCTGCAACAACTGTGGCTGAAGGCTCACTACGTGGAAGCCGAGAAGTTACGCGGCCGGCCCCTGGGCGCGGTGGGCAAATATCGGGTGCGCCGAAAATTCCCTTTGCCACGAACCATCTGGGACGGCGAGGAGACCAGCTACTGCTTCAAGGAGAAGTCgcggggcgtgctgcgggagtggTACGCTCATAACCCTTACCCCTCGCCGCGTGAGAAGCGGGAGCTGGCCGAGGCCACCGGTCTCACCACCACCCAGGTCAGCAACTGGTTTAAGAACCGGAGGCAAAGAGATCGGGCCGCCGAGGCCAAGGAAAG GGAGAACACCGAAAACAATAACTCCTCCTCCAACAAGCAGAATCAACTCTCTCCTCTGGAAGGGGGCAAGCCACTCATGTCCAGCTCAGAAGAAGAGTTCTCACCTCCCCAGAGTCCAGACCAGAGCTCGGTCCTTCTGCTTCAGGGCAACATGGGCCACGCCAGGAGCTCCAACTATTCTCTCCCGGGTTTAACAGCCTCGCAGTCAGCGCACAGCCTGCAAGCCCATCAGCATCAGCTCCAGGACTCCCTGCTGGGCCCCCTCACCTCCAGTTTGGTGGACTTGGGGTCCTAA